Within Sorghum bicolor cultivar BTx623 chromosome 2, Sorghum_bicolor_NCBIv3, whole genome shotgun sequence, the genomic segment CACGAGGAGGACTCCTTGCCCAGATGTTTGCCAAGGAATGTACAAACAATCTCAAGAATTTTGTCGGCACTTATGGTTGGTTTGGGCTCTCCTACAGTCCTACCAGGGGGTAGTTGCAGCAGTCGCTAGCCCAGAAGATCATTGTAAGTTTTCGGCCTTATAGGGTGAAGCAATGGTTCACGGGTTTCTCGATCGGTTTGACTGAGAGCTTCTTTGTGCAATACCATGGGGCGGTCTTTCCCCACCAACCAAGTATTTGTTTGAAGCTAGGATTTGTACTTTTCCTCTTTTTTAACAAAAGGATACCTTGCTCTCCTGTGTgttccagaaaaaaaaaatctcaacaATTTTCAAACTTCAGTTTTTGGTAAAGGTTAATAGATACCAAACAAAGGATTCTAGTGTTTAATACATCCTATATTATTTGGCTAGTGCCAGCCTTTGGGATAGAATCCTCTACCAAATAAATAGCAAATTTATTTGGATGGAAGGAGTGTATCTCTAATTAAATACATACGACAAGCATTTATATGGAGCAAACGTCAGAAGGTTATCAACGGTAAGCTTGACTGACCTTGAGTTGAACAAAAACTTCCGTGGAGATGTATCTTTGGCAATGAATTGGACAGGTAAAATCTACCTAGACAGATGACGTTCATGGACACTTCAGCTAAATAAATGAGTAGAGATAGCATATCTTTCTCAAGAGATAGGGGACTAGGGGAGTCACTAGTATTGATTATGCAAAACTCGAATCCCTTTTCTTTTCTATATAAGGAGGTACCCTTTACACTAAAACTTCGAACAAGTATCAGAGACACCCTCTGTTAGGTGTCTGCAATGGACAACCTCAAAACCCATTCTGAATATGCCGATCAACCTCAGGGGCCACAAGCAAATGCCCTTTCTTTCGCTTTACCAACAGGTCAGGTCTTAGATAGTCATATGATTGGCCAACAGCACGCAAATCTGTCATCATTTTGGTTCTCCCTTGAGCAGCACAGGCTGCAGTTGGATCAGGTCCTTCAACTCCATGTAAGTGTTTATTTGCCCACCATTTTGGTTCTGAATTTTACCCTGATGTTGTCTAACTTATGCTccttatttcattttttttcttgaaaaatCAGAACGAACAGTTGCGGGTGTCACTGCAGAAGCAAATATCTATGCACAATGCAACTCTACTGAACCTTGTGGAATCTGTGACAAGAGATGTGCTGATGCAAAAGCATGATGAGATAGCCAGCCTGCGAATACAGTTGCAGAAGAAGCAAGAGGATCTAGAAACAACATTACATGACAGAGATGAGTGGATGAAGGTCGCTGTGGCCGCATATGAAATTAATCAGTCACTTATCCATATGCTTCGTACCGTGCAGGAAGCAAATTCGCATGTTTCATCTAATGATTTGGATGCTCCAAGTTATAGAGGTGAAGCATCGAGCACGGCGAGAACAGCAGTGGAGACAGCACAGCCCAATCTGATCTGTAAGGTTTGCAACTCTGGTAATGCCTGTATGCTCTTGTTGCCATGCCAACACCTCTGTGCATGCAAGCCGTGCGGAGCCTGGCTTGCGACATGTCCAATCTGTGGTGCTGCGAAGACTGATGCTATCGAGGCTCGATTTGTTTATAACAAGTAAAAACACCAGAGCAGCAATCAGAGTCCATTGTTTCGGATGCGTCTTATAAGGGCATGTCAGATTTCCTTTCTGTGTTAGGTGTTGTATTGTAGCCTTGTTCTGTTATGCTTTCTCGTATAATGTTCTGGTAGTCTTCATACTGCTGGTGCTATGTTTCTGGATTCTCAAAATGCTTTGGTATAGTTGCTATGGTGTCTTCAGTTACTATATGTTTCGAAGTATCTGTTCTTTCTCAGATGGAATTTACTTCCGTTTAAGTATTGAACTATGGTTGACCAGATTAGGAACAGAGTCTAAGTTGCTCTTGAACAATTGGTTGGCCAAAGTGCGCAGCCTTATTGCTCTTGGCAGTCTCTTCCATGGCTGCTCCATTTCTCTTGAGACGCCTATGTACAATCATGTGCCTGAATGCCTGATAGCAGAAGTAAACATGACGTCCCGTCTCTGTTTCTCTTTCTCTTATAGTTAAT encodes:
- the LOC8084615 gene encoding probable BOI-related E3 ubiquitin-protein ligase 3, producing the protein MDNLKTHSEYADQPQGPQANALSFALPTGQVLDSHMIGQQHANLSSFWFSLEQHRLQLDQVLQLHNEQLRVSLQKQISMHNATLLNLVESVTRDVLMQKHDEIASLRIQLQKKQEDLETTLHDRDEWMKVAVAAYEINQSLIHMLRTVQEANSHVSSNDLDAPSYRGEASSTARTAVETAQPNLICKVCNSGNACMLLLPCQHLCACKPCGAWLATCPICGAAKTDAIEARFVYNK